The window GCAGTTCTCACAGCATCCAGACCAGTGCCTTCCTCTCTGGGCAGATTCTCAGCAGTTTGATACAGAGGGAAATCCCACTGCCTCAGCCTATTAGGCTAATGGGTAGAACATAAAAGGTCTTTTGTTGTCCTTCTTCAACTTCAAATGAGAAAAGTATCCATGGCAATAAGTGTGCAGGCTTAGACACGGCTAAGGCACAGTGTGAAGGGTTAGAGAGAAGCAATCAGAGTGAAGGGGGCCCCTCAACCTATGACACACAGACAACAGAGCTCCAGAACCTAGGGACACTCACCCAGTCTTCAGTGCCAATTTCACAAAACCTTTCCGCTCTTTGAGGAAGATGATGGGGGTTCTGGGTTGGCTCAAGAGGGCTTCTGTAGCTCCACCCACCACAATAATCACGGCATTACCTGAGCCTTTTTGGGTCAGCAGGTAATTCAAGGCTGACTTGCTTACTGGGCACAAACCTGTAAAACCAAAAAGTTAAGTGGCAGCAGAAACTTGACCACTGAGCATGAGATGAAAGGTTCCCCTCGGCTCTTCCTGCTTGAGAAAACTCTTTTGTTTCTTGACTTTTGCTGTTTCTATCCTCTCATTGTCTTCCATATACTGGATTAGCCCCTGCCCAAAGTTGGTTCTTAGGATCAGCTGCTTGCACTGGGGATTTAGGAATTCAAATTATTCTAAGGAGATGGAGATGATGCCGTACTGGAGCTGCTCTGCTTACTTCCACAACCCACCTTACTAACTTCTAGATCAATAGTATTGAAGGCCATACCTTCCCTCTCTACAATTGACCAATTGTCTTTTACCCAGCCCAGGCTGACAGCATTGGAGGCCCTCCAGAATCTTCCCTCCAGGACTCATCAGGGCTAACTGATCAGCCCACTTCCTCCTCAGAGCAAGCTGCCAAGCAGGAGCCATTGGTTGGAATTTCTGCTGAGAAAGCCAACAAAGGAGTCTACCCAAGCTGAATTGAAATGTAGATGAATGATCGTATATAGATGACAACTTGATGTTCAACAGTAGTCACAGTGTTTTTCATCACCTCTCTTTCCCATCTTTGCCCTGTACTCACATTCTCTTTTCTATAGGGATGGCAGAAATTGCTTCCAGGCTCTAGCCGTTGAAAGAGAACTGTGCTCCAGAGCCATGGTAACCTCAGAGACGCTAACATAAACATCCTGCGGTACCCCAGTGGTTCCACTCGCCCCCGACCCCAGACAAATGTATCTTACATTTGTGTTGAGCttcagttgtttttatttgttctgcAGAAGGATGAATGCATATCTAAAGGGGAGGACATTTGTCACAGTACCATGACTGAGAACTTGGCAGGGAAAAGTTATCTTGGATTCTGATGTATGCATATCTTTTATCCCTTGGCATCCAATGCAAAAATGCAAGCTTTTCCTAAGGAGTGGGGAACGTGGGCTAGGAATGTACTAGCTAGTATGAGAGATGTTAAAATGTCTTTGGTGGGCttagtgcaatggttcaattggttaatcctcccctgtAAGcatcagggtcccatatgggcactggttcatgtcctggctggtctacttctcatccagttccatgcttgtggcctgggaaaacagcagaggatggcttttaaaaaaagatttatttatgtgttgttggaaaggcagattcacaagagagacagaaagatcttctgtctacttgttcacccttcccccaagcaccctcagtggccagagctgaacaaatctgaagccaggagcttctcctgggcctcccatgtgggtgcaggatcctaagcctttgggccatccttcactgctttcccaggccacatgcagggagctgaaagggaattggagcagcaaggacaagaactggcacccatatgggatcccggtgcatgcaaggtgaggattcagccactgagtaATTGCAccaaatcctaaaaataaataagcctttaaaaaagtaataaaatgtcTTTGACACCCTAGGATAGAAGTTGCTGTACAATTAACTTGCCAAAAGAAGCCAACTGATATTCCAGCAAGGATTCTGGTGAAGTTCATCTGAGCTGCCCCATTCATCTCTGATTCTCCCTGCATTTGTGTTTAATACTTGTTCTTCATCCTCTGTGGATCCTGAACTCCAGCCTTCTGGTTACCCCTCAGAAACGAATTCTGGCAAGCCATGCATTTTGCATACTCCCAGCCAAGGAACTTGGACAGAATCTGATGCTTGGCCACCCTACTTGTTACTGGTTGAGTGTATTCCAGACTCATTTTCTGCCAAATCCTCTTCTAGCATGGGCCAGGCACTGTCAGAGCTTTTTAGGGTTGGAGCCCTGAGGTAGGCTAGGAGAATGGAATGATTTTGTATACTCACCCATTGACATCACATAATCTCGCACAATAGGGATCCAGAAAATCCCTTCCAATGTTGCTAGAGAGGGATTGATGGATGGGAACATCTTAGCAAAGCCAGTGGCCTCAGTGGCAAAGTTGATGAAGGCACCATAAGAGACAATCCCATGGGGGTGGTTGGCAATGATGTAgttgtgtctgggagaaaggtcATGAGTCTTCACAAGCTGTTAGAGGGAGATTGAGTGAGAATATTGGCaaacaagaaggaagagaagtCATGGAGACTGAGTATCCTATTGGCAGCCCCAAATCCCAGTTCAATTGGGTTTCATCACTACCATCAGATTGGCAAGAAGTCATGCTATTAGGGAGGTTGACATACGTTTGCTACTGTAGGAATGGCCGCTATTCACCTGTCTCCCCTGCTGCCCATCCTGCTGTGTATTATTCCTCAGCACTTTGACCTTTACTGCTGCCCACCAAAGCCTTTGAAAACAAGGAGCTGAGAAAGGAGTGAGAGTCTGGATAACAGGGTCTGAGGGCACCCAGAGAAGGGCAGTCACCTTTACAGGGAAGTAATTTCGAAAGTACTTCCAGAGGGTCCAGTTCCGTACCCAAGCTGAACGCCTACCACCTGTGggtagagaaaggaaggaaagagcaggtgggacatttagttcctctaggtctcccagaggTGGAGAGTGTTACCTGCTATTCTCACGTCACTGGAGGGACCTCCCCACACCTATAAGCAGTAGGGACTTTCATCAGGTCCAGCCTAAAAACGCTACCTCCTTGGGAGCCAACGAGTGCTAGGGTGCTAGGGAAATAAACCTGAAGCCGAGAGCACTTAGCTGAAACCTCACCCTCTTAATTGTTCCTGCGCAGCCTGGCAGAGACCAGTGTTCCTGTTACGTTTTGctctttcctctctgctccacccctcccctcttggctcctcctcctccctttcctcctcctttccctctttctctctttttttcctctctctccacctttttCTTCCTATGAGACTATCCTCATCTGACCATGCTGCTCCATCTCTTACCTTGACTGTGGGTGTTCCAATCATAGATGAGCCAGGCCAGTGAGAACACAGCCACGGACCAGAACTTAGAGAACATCAGGAAGTAGGGGATGAACAGAATGGGAATAGCCCCTGAGGAGACAAAGGGATAATTGATGCCTTCAGTTCCTTCTGTGCTTTAGCACAGCTCTCATCACCCCTGCCTCAGGCCTACACTTGCCCTCTTACTCTCACTTCGACCTAGCTCTGCTAGATTCCAGGCTGACCTCTGAGTCCTTGGATGTGGGTTCCCTGAGAGACTGAGATCTTAATGGAGGGAACAGCACAACCCTGAGGTTTTCAGAGCAGACCCTCAGCCATGGTCAAAGGATGGCCAAAGGTTGGGAAATTGTTTCTAAAAGCTTGCCCCTCTGTTATCAGGCTGTTAAATCTGTGCGTTCCCACAAAGAGGGGTTCCCTGCAGTGCGCAGGCTGTTTGATGATGGGAAGAAAACACAGGTTAGAAGCTGATTTCCTGTGTTCTCCTTTGTTCCATTCGAAATGTCACAGTATTTCACCTTTtttcagaaggcagcagagacaTATCAAGCTGTGAAATGCAAACGTGATAGATTTTAACAGCAGTGGGAactgaatttcatttaaaaaaaaatctgcattcatGTGGATGATGGGCTGAATACACATATTGTGAAGAAGAGAGAATCTAGCCAAGGGCAGGACTTCTTTGACCAGGTATCACATCATAGTAGATGAacgttacagagaaaagggaagaaactcAATAGTTTACCTGTTAGCAGGTTTGTTTGGACAtatgaaaaacagcagaagaaaagaatgaatgagcACTGCCAGTGCAGACTCTGGAAGGAAGCACATgacggctcaagtgtttgggtccttgccaccaaggcaggaaacctgggttgagtttctgatTCTCAGCCTTGCTCAGCTCATTTCTAGCCAAtgtgggcatttcaggagtgaatcaacgagtTGGAGcgcactctctgtctctgctccccgCTACCCCCACCCAAAGTAATTTAAGTATCTCCATGTTAGGAAGCAGAAGAAACCTTAGCTTTGGCTGACTTTCTGGCCAAAAAGAACTGGCCCAAGGTGGGGAGGTGCAGTGGGGgttagcacaatggctcaactggcaaaCCCTctgtctgcaataccagcatcccttatgggtgccagttcatatcctggctgctccacttcccaaataactCCAATGAATGATTGTAACAGTCCGAGCCGAGAcaatcagaagctaggaacctgaagcttcgtcagggtctcccacaaggctatAGGATCCctcagctgtcttcccaggccacaagtaaggagttggatggaaagtgggacagccaggacacaatttgatgacatatgggatgccagtgtttgcaaGTGAAGGAATAGCAGAGTGAGCCGTTGTTCTGGGtcctataattattttaatatttaatattatgtctttttgtatttttcagcATGAGGATTGCTGTTTTTTTAATGGTTTCAATTTATTAAGCATCTCATTTCAGTAAGACCTGTTGGGTCTCCCGGGTAATGAAATTTTATCTGGGATTGAAGTCAAGTAGGGATGGAGCCATGTCAAATAGCTGTTGTGGAGTCCTTAGTGGAATTTAGAATTGGTGAGCCTGTTAAAGGGACTTGAGAGGGTAGGAGTCCCATCTGATCCCTGGGCAGACTGGACTACTTCCAAAATCTTGGTTTATAGGGCTGGTATGGGGTTGAAATTGGGGCACAGAGAGTTAAACCTCCATCTAcactgctggcatcctatatgggttccACTTTGAgtcttagttgctccacttccctgctgatgtgcctgagaaagcagcagaaaatggccaaagtacttgggcctctgctgcccgttgcggaaacttggatggagttctcagcttctggttttggcttggtaGCCCTGATCTTTGTCACCCCTAAAAGATAGGGCTGGTGGAAAGAGAGGGATTCATTTTTAGGGTCTGTAGCTGGGTCTATAGAAGGCATGCCTGTTCCTAGGTATGCAGGCATGTGTAGCTCCCTCTGGATTCTTAGATAATTTTCTGCTGGATCATTGAGTGGGCCCCTGAGTAAGCAAGGTAAATCTTGTCATGTGGCTCAAAGAAGCTGGAACTGATCATAGAACGGCCTCAAGATCTGCAGCCAAGACACATCTGCAGGCCTGCCCCAAGGTACATGGACAGGTGTGTCTCCTGCTTAGTTTCTACCCAGAATAGAAATGACCCTGGACCATAGTTGAATGGGGCTGTAGTCAAGTTACAGAGATGTTTTAGAATCTGTTGCAGGATCAAGGTTTGCAAGCCTACCTCCCTGGGGCCATGGATGAGTTAAGCTCAACTTATCTGATGAGCACAACTTATCTGATGGTTTTAGCTGAGAGGAGTTCACTTCTAGGGCTAAGGTCAGCAAGCCTGACACTTGAGGTATGAATGGTTATGATGGCTCTTCCCAGATTCCTTAGTTTGGTGGGAGACTCAAAACCAGATGGGGTTCTAGCTGAATCCATAGGGGGAGAATGCTATTTCCTGATCTGTGACAGCCCCACAGTTCCAGTGAGCCTGCCAGTTCTCTTAAAAACAAACTGTCTCAGTCTTGGCACACCAAGAATGGACAACATCCTACTTGGGTCCCAATGCTCCAAGAAAAGTACATTTTTTCCCCTCATAGATGGCTACCAAATTCTTGTCGCTGCGGGGACAAGTGGAGGACTTCCTATTCTGCTGtcgtcttcttcttcttattattattattatttcctatATATTaagatatttacttttattggaaaggcagatttgcagagagaaggagagacagagaaaagcattttccctctgcttcttcactccccaagtagccacaacggccagaggtaagccgatccaaagccaggaaccaggagctccttctgagcctcccacgcaggtacaatgtcccaaggctttgggccatcctctaccgcttttccaggccacaagcagggagcttgaaggaaaGTGGTGCAACCTGGACataaaccggagcccatatgggatactggcacatgtaaggcaaggactttagccactaggcttctgtgccagcCCCTTGTTGGTATTATTTtaagctaatttttaaatatgATGTAAAGCTTTGTTACATATGCATATCTAGTTGTTCTAATAATGTTATTGAAAAGAATTGTCTTTCTTCACTGAATTGATTTCGTGTATTTGTCAAAAATCAATggccggggcccggcggcgtggcctagtggctaaagtcctcgccttgaaagccccgggatcccatatgggcgccggttctaatcccggcagctccacttcccatccagctccctgcttgtggcctgggaaagcagttgaggacggcccaatgcattgggacactgcacccgcgtgggagacccggaagaggttccaggttcccagctttggatcggcgcaccggcccgttgcggctcacttggggagtgaatcatcagacggaagatcttcctctctgtctctccttctctgtgtatatctggctataataaaatgaataaatctttaaaaaaaatcaatggccaTATTTGTGTGAGtctgtttctttattttgtcTACCCTTTTATTAATATAACACTATTTTGATTATAGCAGTCTTTATTAAGTACTAAAATCAGATATTGTGATCTTAccaactatattctttgtcaaaattatttcagttactgtggagcttttgtttttctatatatttttaattggtttATTTAAGTCATCAGGAGTTTTTGAAATTgaacttttttgttttgaaaaagagCAGAAAGTTTGCAGGAATATTTTAATAGAATCTCATATAACCTTCACCTAGATCTATTAATTGTTCACATTTTCCATTTGATTGtctctaaatataaaaatatctgtACATATATGTTTGTACTTTGGAGTACATTGCAGTAAGTGTAATCATTTAGTCATAAACACCTTAGTGTGTagtttcataaataaaaatattctcttgCATTAAAACAACTACAGGGCTACTatcaaatttaataataaaaatttactaataaaattacaataaaaattgaataataaaagttttatttttattggaaagatagatttacagagacaacgatctttcttttgttgcttcactcctcaagtgccacaGCAGCCGAAGTTGAGCCAATTGGAAgtagggaaccaggagcttcttcttgatctcccacatgagtgcagggtcccaaggctttgggcatcgtTTActactctcccaggtcacaagcagagagttggatgggaagtggagcagccaggacacaaactggagctgatatgaaatcctggcatgtgcaaggcaaggatttagccactgaaccactgcaccaccgcactgagcccatcaaatttaaaaatgccCTGCTGGGAGTTTTATTTGAATTGAATTACATTTATGGTTCTATTTGGGGAGAACTGACATCTTTACTATATTGGGTTTTCTAATCTGTGAGTACAATATATCTGATTATTTAGATAGTTTATTTCATTCATTAGCACTTTGTTTGTCCTTCAGTATCTTTGGTGAATTGGTTCCAGGACTTCCTGTAGACACCCAAATCCGTTCCTTGTGAAAAATGAAGTAGTATTTGTATGTAGTGTTTGTAGTATTTAACCAATGcacatcttcctgtgtctcttaAAAAATCTCTAGATATCTTATAATATCTGATAGAATGAAAATGCTTCATAAATAGTTGTTATATTGTACTGTTGAGGGAACAGTGACAAGAAGGAAAACATCTGTGTGTTAAAACAGgtacagatgatggcccaagtacttgggccctgtacctatgtgggagacttggaggaagctccaggctctgggctccaggctccaggcttcagcctagcccactcCTGAGTGTTGTGAccattggaaagtgaaccagtgggcgaaagattccctttcctcctctgtctctaactttgcctttcaaataaataaataaataaagtaaactGACACTCATTAAAGTTCTTATCAAAGAGCTTTTGCAACTAGCAGGCAGAAGAAAAAGTGTTTCAGTGCTCACAGTgcttaaaatgttaattcttccCATTTTGCATTGTGCTCAGCCACCCCTCTCAACCCACAATTTTGTTCTCAATAGTTAGTGTCCTCCAAATATTAAATATCTAATGTCACAGAATTCAGAGACAGAAAACATCTTTTAAGGTATGCTTTTTCCTAACACATTTTAAACCACTGAGAATCATTCAGTTTTTCTTAAATCAGGAATATGGTTGGGGGAAAAAGCACTTTATACTTAAATCCTAAAGTAACTAAGAAAATATCTATTGGTTAGTgttctttttaaatgtgtaaatCATGTAAACATGGCTAAGTTTAAGGATCTAGGTGAGTAAATGGCACAAAAACTGGGATTTAAAACTGGTTGTTCAGACAGaaaccatctttttttaaaaaatgcacagctCATTAGCAGTATGTGCTACACTGAGATCATGTGTTTTCTTCTAATGAAAATGACGAAACAAACTGCTTTCTCTGGAGAATGTAGTGAGATGATTGGGTGGTGGGAGGAATAAGGCACAGAATTCTCAACATAGCTGTACCATAGGGAAAGTAAAAATCTCCATAGAAACTCTTTTAAAGGGCTACAGTTCTACAGAATGTTGTTTAGTGAAGCAGCAAAGCCACCTAAACAGAGAATGAGATGCAGCTGAGACGTGATTGAACTCGGGGAATGTTTTGGCTATTCAAGTTGGTCAAATCTGTGGTTGCATTGCCTGTGCAAAATGGCTGGGTTGTGGTGAATTTGGTTAAGCCGCTGCTTGCAATGTTGCATCCCTTTTTGGAGGTCTGGTTCAATTTCTGGTTGCTCtgcctcagatccagctcccttgctaatgcgcttaggaaagcaatggaagatgacccaagcatttggggccctgccagcatgtgggaaacccaaatagaGTTTtagactcctggccttggcctggcccaaccttggccattgtggccatttgtggagtgaacctgcaaatataagatctctctttctctgtgtcactctgcctttcaaataagtaaaattaatcttTAGCAACAAGAAAAACAACGAAAGAACCTATGGAAACGGAGGACCCTCTGCATagtttatatttgtttatattgatctttcaaaagtatttatttttttacacttaaaaatattttgttttatggtatgGTTCTATAGGCTCTAGGGTTGCCCGTGCCCTTCCCCAGGTCCCTCCCTTCGCCCCCCTTGATTTCtgaatgtccttcatgaacactcacaagtccattatgctgttattgaagtgttccccgacaatgtaggcatggacattgtcagagagtccatcatcttactgttaggatgtttttaattctttcactgggagtccatctttgatccatATGCATAGAaacatacagcactttgtctgcatatctgaacatatcagtcctGCTACACTTTCATTATATATCCCCTAACTTACAAAACCAGTGAGCACAATCAACAAcaggataaaaataataaattgtcatcaacatgaagttaacaaacatgctacaaaaattaaaatgcatcacAAGAGTGGTGCAAACAGGagtcaaaaaccttcttgtagaaataCATGCTAGTTACAAGAATCTGGTtggggaacacctcagacaaagtttctttggggatctccccaattgaactgccagactcagaaccctaaccatgaaaagacaggacagaacaagtcaatcaaccacctcagctatatgttggcagtgaaaaactgagcaaatggagattctatgatggactatgtcaatcagtggattcttcaacaacctcatcgtgcttggagtggcgagattggcagcaactcataactatcaaaaccacttgagcaagaccctccgagcatgccccacatcagggacctgggaagggtgggagactgggtgaggcttctcccttaatatcctcctttacctcagatacatgaaagaaacaatatgggaataatagtcttacccactttcctgtagcccttgaaccttttaaaccctaattagctatgtaaagattgtcaaaaacacaataaaaaatggaaaaagtaggaaaaaaaagaaatacatgctaGTGTGTGACCCTTGTGGCGCTGAAGGAATTACAGTTAAAAACTAGACCTTCATTACTCATGATATGTAGCAGAACAgtgttgaaatggacatttacaatctcaggCGTTTACAAGCAGTCTATCTCGTGTGGATGATCAATTAACaaatcacaagaacttattgggAATGATACAAATAAGTAGGAAGTgccaaaaaaataagatttatagcAAAAACAATTAATTTCACActacaaaactgcaaattgaaacaagaaagagccattccataagaagatgagcaaaacaattCCTAGTCATATTAGCATTGAGATTTTTCATGGAAGTTATATTAGTGCAAACGTGGTATCTGATGTTTTGGGATTGGCTCCTTTCCCTTAGTATAACTGTCCCCAATTTGGCCCACTTGGTTGCAAATgattgtatttgtttctttttaatagctgagtagtactccatagaatagatgaaccacagtttctttatccagtcctctgccaGTGGGCATCTaagttgtttccaagtttttgcaattgttgattgtgctgcaacaAATACAGGGGTGCACTTTGCTTTCTTATGTATcaggtcttttggatatattcccaggagtacaattgctgggtcatatggtagatgaaTTTCCAGTTGCCTGAGTAGCATTGTCCTTTAAAATactctttttaattgttttctgcTAGTGTATACAAACATGATGAGGTTCTtgtttgtctctttttttaatgtgtgatCTGTATCCTGTGACTAGGTAATCTCATTTGTTAGTTCTTGGAGagtttgggtttttaaaaaatgcattcattgGAATTTTCCATGTTAACTCTTGTGTAATCATCAAGTAAAGCcaattttaattctcattttcttatCTATATGCCTTTAtctcttttctgtcttgttttgtttttgccttattGCATTTGCTAGGATTTGCAGCACCGCTGGATATGATGCATGAATGTAGACATCGTTGCTGTGTCTATAAAGGTTTGGATCATAGTTTGGGTATCACCCGTATTCTTCTGTTAATGAATTAAGAGTGAAAGTTAATGTAATTATGATGCCAGCCCTAAAAATGATTGGATTGAACTCTGGCTGTTTGGGGGGAGCTCCTCGATTGAATCATGATGGTATTTATAAGGAAAGACCACTTAAGGGTGGAAGACAACTGTGCTCACTGGCCATGTGATCCTGTCTCTGCATGTGTTCTATCATCCACTGTCCTCATCAAATGCCAGACAAATGGGGTCACCTGATCTTGGACACTGAACCTCCAACACCATGAGTCAAAATAAGCCTTCTTTCTTCACTAAGTAACTTGCAGATATTTTCATTATAGCAACAAAAAGCTAACAAATACAGTTCCCAATGTTTGAGAGAAAGCATTTGTTTTTTTCACCATTATTGTGGTGTTAGCTTAGGTATTTTTGTAGATGTTCTTAATAAAGTTGAGTCAGTACCCTCTCTCCCTAGCTGGATggaagcttgtttttttttttgaactgatTGCATATTGAagtttgtcaaatgcttttttctttatcAATTCATAGaatcatgtgtttttttcttccttagttGGTTGATATGGTAGTCTGCTTTCactgatttttcaaatgtttgcacATGCTTTCCTGGGTGAATTTCACTTGATACATAATCCTTTGTAAGATTTGCAGGTACATCCAAAAGTTCACGGAGAAGTGGAATTAACATATAAACTTACTTTGTTGGGAAATTTTTCAGAATCCATGCATATAgctgatcttcaaaaagttcatgcaaatatgtattatgaaaaaactctgcaaggatttcaaaatttttgcaccaaaataaatgtatcttttagtaCTTATTCCCATCGACTTTTTGAAGTTTGCTCGTATTGCCAATTCACTTGAGGACTTCTGCATTTACATTCATGGGGGATATTGcggttttcttttgtattttctctGTCTTACCTGAGCTTTGTATTAGAATCTGGCCTCTCATTGAATTGGGAGAGGTCCTTTCTTCTTCAGTTTTCTGGAAGAGATTGTGTAGAATTGGTGCTATTTCTTTCGAAACCATTTGGATCTATagatggcatttaaaaaaataggatttaTATCCATCCATTTCATCTTGGATGAGTTTTATTTGCTTATGGTTTAGGGGTAAATTCTCCAAATATGATCATTAGCCTAACTTAAAGATGGTACCAATATGAATGATTCTCTCTTTAAACCATCTGTGATT is drawn from Ochotona princeps isolate mOchPri1 chromosome X, mOchPri1.hap1, whole genome shotgun sequence and contains these coding sequences:
- the DGAT2L6 gene encoding diacylglycerol O-acyltransferase 2-like protein 6, whose translation is MTFFSRLDLQECLQTLSVLQWIPGYIILGAIPILFIPYFLMFSKFWSVAVFSLAWLIYDWNTHSQGGRRSAWVRNWTLWKYFRNYFPVKLVKTHDLSPRHNYIIANHPHGIVSYGAFINFATEATGFAKMFPSINPSLATLEGIFWIPIVRDYVMSMGLCPVSKSALNYLLTQKGSGNAVIIVVGGATEALLSQPRTPIIFLKERKGFVKLALKTGAYLVPSYTFGENELHNQTTFPEGTWIRFFQKHFQNIGKRILGINFCTFHGRGLTRGSWGFLPFNRPVTTVVGEPLPIPRINRPNKETVDKYHTLYISALHKLFDQHKVEYGFPETQELTII